The Mycosarcoma maydis chromosome 8, whole genome shotgun sequence DNA segment GCCTGAAGAAGCAATGTAACACCACAGGTGTTGCGAggctgtcgtcgtcgtcgttggtgTAGAGATAGAGATAAAAATGCAGCGGGATGGTGGCgaatattcacgatgaACGTCGATGCGTGGAAAGCTGCAGAACTGGAAAAGCAAGATCTGATGGATTGAGAATGAGAGCGACTGCGCTGGAGACCAGAGATGGATGATGGATGGTAGGAGTaacgagatcgaggcgggATGGTATGGAGGCAAAAGGGAAGCAGTGAATCGCCTCAAGTATCGGGATGTGCGCTCTGTCAACTCAGCTAAAGCCGCTGCGCTGCATCCAGCCATAAGCGCGTGCTTGACTGCTCCAGTGGCACAAAGCTTTGAATGACTCCCTCGACTTGAAATTGTGATTTGActccattcgtgattcgtgattcgtgattcgtgattcgtaatttaCTCTTCGGCCTCGGGCTAATCTGCATGTCGTTGCCACAGGCATGAATCATGTGAATTTCGACAGCCTTCTTTGTGTGAGATTTATAGTcatcacactcgtgactgtaactcgtgattgtcacTCTCAGCTCGAAGACTCGGTAGGGTTAAAACTCACTCGTACGATAGCCCTCCCTCCCTTCCAGTGTGCAGTTCAATGCCGGAATTACCCGCTTCTGGGTGCTAACATCGAGGTCCAAGATGCACGATGCGCCGCATTAATCTATCCTTGCGGGCATGATGGTGGTGTCTACGAACGTCTGGTGGGCGTAGCCGACTCTGAGACGGGGCGAGCGCGGCGATAGTTAGGTAGGCATCGGCCAAAGCTCCGGGAAGGCAATCTTGGATGCTAGGTGATCAAGGCGGATTTCATTTGTCATTTTGCAGGCACCGCTTCATGTCCCTCCTACTCAGCATGACAGCCTACCGTATTCTACACCGGCACACATCGCATATGGCGCTCTGATGTGACACTGCGGACATTGAAGGATTGCGGGACCTTGAAAAAAATGGTAGTTGTACAATGCGAGCTGCGAGCAAGAGTAGGAGCAGGATGACGGCAGCAATGAAGATCAGGATGCATCACTGCAGTTTGTGACTCGTGTTGCCTTGCCTATATATCAATCGACAGGGTCGATGATGCCCTCGGGTCCAATCGCGAAAACCGCGTCAGCTTCGGGGAGGCACGGCGAGTCAGCGATACGGCAGATACGCTGGTTGCCGCGTCCCTTGCGTAGTGACAATCTCGTGGTTGATGCGTGTGCAACAATGTTACCACCAATGGGCTTCTTAGCATCGGCCGTGAAAGCAGTGGCTCCGTCCACTTGAGCCACGACCTGGTTCGTGATGACGACTGCCACACCAAACTCGTCGGCCAATCGCATGAGACCTCGGAGGAACTTGGCCAGATGCATCTGTCGAGCCGACAGCTCACCTCGTCCAGAGAAATCAGTACGATAAAGCGAGGTAAGCGAGTCAACGATCAGCAGGGAGAAGCGTGACTCCGCCATCATGGCAGATGCTTGCATGAGCAATTGAAGCTGGTGGTCTGCGTTGTAGGCTCGCGCATAGGCAACGTTGTCGAGCACCTCCTCGCCATTTAGACCAAATCGCTCCGCCACAGCCAAGAGACGAGTGGGTCGGAAGGTGTTTTCGGTGTCAATATAGAGACATTTGCCCTCTCCGCCACCCATATCGACGGGCAGTTGGCAAGTCACGGCAAGCGTGTGGCAGAGCTGGCTTTTGCCCGTCCTGAATTCGCCGTATAGCTCGGTAATGCTTCCCGTTTCCATGCCTCCACCCAAAATCGCATCGAGATTCTTGGATCCCGTTGTGATAGATATGAGCTCGTTTCGGCGGGCATGGAACtcggtggcggtggtgaaGCCCATGGGCACGAGCCTGGCGGCCTCAGCAAGGATCTTGTCCGCCTTTGCCTCGGAAACGCCCTTGACCAGCAGAAGCTGCTTTTTGGGCGTGAAGGCGATGCTCTCCACAGTGTTGTAGCCCGACTCTGCCAGCTTTTTGCagtccgagctcgagatgccAAACTCCTAGTAGGGTAGCAAGTGCAAGGGAGTAATCGAATTGTCCGGGTCAGGTCGATGCATCGCAAATTGTGGTGCACAGCTGTACCAACTTACCTCGAGTTTGCTGACAGGGAGAGGTCCGAAGGCCTCACCCATGTCATCTTCGCCAATTTGAGCAGGATCTTGAGCGTTTTGCGACATTATGATTGTCAGAGTGTCGGAAGGACAGTTTTACAGGTTCAGACGGGAGTGGAAGGTCGATGGGCGAATTTCTAGATCTCTGTATGGGTGCGGTGCGCGAGAGAATGGTAGAGAAATgctggtggaagagctcaGCCGAGAGTGGTGGGTGCTCCTGGATGTCGGAAGCAATGAGACGGTCGTCGTAAGTAGTTTGGTGGCACGAATGTCGATGTGAAAGCGCAACAACATGCAGTGCCAGGGGCAGAGAAGGATTCGAGATGATATCGAGAAGCAGGAGGGAAAGAAGACAACTCAAGGTCCAAATCATAGATGGGTGGCGTGACGAGTGGCTGCTCTTTGACCGACTGAGCAGCGCGAGATCTGATGGATTTCACTGCCCTCTCATGCTTTGCACGCTCTCAGAGCTCTGCATGGATCTCTGTAGGAGCTTCCGATGCAACCTTTACGCAGCTTTTTCTCATTTCGTTTTTTGGTCAAGTCCagagtgttggtctcgttGGACGCGTGAAGAAGCACGCGTATATGAGCCTGAACTGAGGTCTGGTGACTTGTGACCTGAAaacagattcgtgattcatccAGTTTGACTCAGCCGTCTCGTCATCTTATCGTGTAagttagtcacgagtcacgagttgtaatcgtgaatatcgtgaattcgtgattcacgttttGATCTGGGAAATATTTGTCAGGTTAGACATGCGCTGTAACACTATCGGGTttctttcgtgtttcgtgttCCTGGGGCCGTGTCCGTGTTCCCTGTTAGACGACGTTACGTGGTTAGATATCAGCAGGGTCGTCTTCCGTGCTTCATCTTCCACACACGCGATTCGCGTCCCATGTTCGTGTTATAGCTTTACCATCGTGCGTTTGCTGCAACAAAAGAGGCTCAATGGTTGTCTTCAGTTTGGACTCAGACTCAAGACCACGTGCGGTGTGTTACCACAATGGTATGCAACTCTCATTGAAATACTAGTGTTGGAAGAGAGCCATGCTGCGAGTGCTGGACATCTGCTTTCACAAAGGGAGAGCCGCGGGGTGAAGCCATGTTATCGGATACAGACATTGTCCGTCCTCTTTCTTGTGCTGTGAGCGAAGATTGAGCATGCAGATCGTGTGTCTTCCATGCTGTGTTCCATTCTTCGCTGCTGAACCACCCAATAAAGTGCTCGTCCCCAAAGCCGCCAATCCAATAAACCTTGTGGACATTGAAGGTGGCCCAGAAGGGGACATGTGGGGACTCTGTGGCATTCGGTGCCCAGTGACTGGCATCCGGGTGTCGTTCAAGGTAGCATTTCAAAGCCTTGTCAGCTACTTCTGGATGATGGGTGACGTTGAGCACGTCAAAGTGGCCGAAGAGGGTGATACGCCCCTTGGAAGGCATACCACGCCGCCAAGAGGGCCTGTCCTTCTGCCAATGTTCTGGATGGCGTTTTGAGGCGTGTCGTGGGTCCGGAACAGCAGGATTCGTGTTCGAGACGATGCTAACAGTGGCATTCTTGGTCTCACTGTTGAGCACGTTTCGCCAGGTCTGCGAAACTGTCAAACCAAGATAGAGGAGGGTGCCAGTCTCGGCTTCGCATGGAGCAAAGTACTCGGGCCCCGAGATGATAGTCCCAGCCAAGTCGCCAACTGGATGGTCGGCTGGGTATATTGTTGACAGTGTTGAGACGCCAAAGTGAGCTGGATCGttgaccagctcgacggcTTGTGACAGGGCTTGTTCCTTGGTCTCCCACGCATGCCCACCGAGACTGCAGAACGCTAGCAGGGTGGCGACGGTGATGAAGCAATGTCGATATAGGCTGCACAACTTGTGTGCTAAGACCATCATGTGAAGCGCCGAACGAGTGAatggatgatgatgaatGATGATTGGTTTGTCGGTCAGATGAACAGATGAACAGATGAACTGGGACAAAAAGAAGTGAGAGGGCAGCACTCGAGATCTGATAAAATCAGGCTGTTGCATGGCAGGGCTCGCTTGGGTTGGCGAATTCAAGCTGGCAGGTCGAAAGCGCGACACACAAAAGCCGTGAGCTGTGTGCTCATCGCTGCAGCGTGACCCTCGTCTGATTTCGGCTCCAAGAGCGTGTTCACGCTTCAGGgtccattcgtgattcacgattcgtgattcgtgattatgGTAGTGCCTAACGCGTTCTGGTATCCCACGTTGGCCAATTCTTTGCTCGCCAGCACAGATtcaacagcagcattcACAGACGTTAGAGCATGAATGGTCTTCACGGCATAGCCTTAGCTATACAATTATGAAAAGCAGTCAGACTGTCGGAAGTAGTGGGTGCCGCTTATACATCGGTTCGAGGCGCGAGTGCAAGACGTGTAGATTTATTTGTCTGTCAGACGACACGCCGAAAATGCCTAACCCTAAGTCAGCGCGCGCGAGTTAGAATCACATAATCATGTGAGCACAACCAACCTAGTTATTTGTAGGCTTCAAGACGACTCCTTCCATTGAACCTTAGCGCTGACAGCTTCTTTTCTCTTGTCCTGCCAATCTCTTTGAACGCGGATCAAAGACACAAGGTTAATCGTCTACCTCGTAACGCTAGGATGGGCGAGGAGAGAAAGGTATCGGCCACCTCGTCGGCAGCATTGGCAATTCGAACGAGCTCAACGCCATCGGCAGGAGCTCAACTTCCAGATCCCTCGTTGCCTGCACCAAACTTGGGCGAAGATGAAGTTGGATTCACCGCGGCCGATCTGATCGCTCAGCAGTCCAAGcttgaagcgcaagcgaaCGAGGCGATTCCATTCCAGTTTGACACGTGCACGCACGAGAGAGGCTACATTCGACAGCCCGTCTATGCTTGCAAGACGtgcggcggtggcggcgtGTGCGCAGGATGTAGTGTATCTTGCCACGCCGAACatgagctggtcgagctcTTCAACAAGC contains these protein-coding regions:
- a CDS encoding recombinase RAD51, with translation MSQNAQDPAQIGEDDMGEAFGPLPVSKLEEFGISSSDCKKLAESGYNTVESIAFTPKKQLLLVKGVSEAKADKILAEAARLVPMGFTTATEFHARRNELISITTGSKNLDAILGGGMETGSITELYGEFRTGKSQLCHTLAVTCQLPVDMGGGEGKCLYIDTENTFRPTRLLAVAERFGLNGEEVLDNVAYARAYNADHQLQLLMQASAMMAESRFSLLIVDSLTSLYRTDFSGRGELSARQMHLAKFLRGLMRLADEFGVAVVITNQVVAQVDGATAFTADAKKPIGGNIVAHASTTRLSLRKGRGNQRICRIADSPCLPEADAVFAIGPEGIIDPVD